TGGAGTAGTCAACAGCAACGGAAGATTCCAACTAGATGTTGAACTTCTGATCGAAGAACATGAGCTGAAGTTTGATTACACTATTCAATCGCTTCAAATAAAGATAAGTCACTATTTCGATTCCATAACTTATGAATTGCTTTTCCTGATATGCAATGAAGCGGAACAAGTCCTCTTTGCCGGCTATCTAAAGAATTATACCTGAAATCTCCCATGACGAAATAACAATCCTCTTTTATAATGATAGGACCAAAATTATCATGAGAAGCAATTCGTTTACCTTTTTCCTCAATAGCCTTATTATTAATATATACGATCCCATCTTTAAGCTGTATTGTGTCTTTCGGCATCCCTATAATTCGTTTAACGTATAACTGCGTTTCATTTTCATCCCACTTGAATATAACAACGTCCATACGCTGCGGAGAAGAGTATCCCCACACACGATGATACCCCCAATTTGTTTTTTTATCAGCTTTGGCTACGGCTGGTATCAGACAGAGTAAATTGAGTACAGGTGTTTCTACAATTCGCTGAGGCATTAAAGCCCCGTATGTAATTTTCGAGTTCCAGACCAGACTTTTTGCACTTATCGTAGGAAACATACTATCAGACGGAATATATACCCATTCGCCAATGAATACCTTAACCAAAAGCAATATAAGTAACATACAAGTCCCCAGTTTGGCTAACGTCTGAAATTTGATACGTTTCATTTCAATTCCTCAGTAGATAAAGACTGTAAAGCAACACCATGTGTCTGAACCCATCTCGCCATGAACGCAAATGTGGTCTGCGTTTCCGACCATCGGGATAGAGAATCACCGGGATTTCACAAATACGCATCTGATGAATAGAAGCCAAGGCAACAAGCTCAGAAGCAAACTCCATACCATTACACTGCGGGTTAATAATGTTATAGCATTTTTTCGTGAAAGCTCTCAGACCACAATGGAAGTCTCCAATATTATTCTTAAATAAAAAACGCCCCAAGGACGACAAGAACGGATTGCCGACATAGCGATGAAGCCATGGCATAGCCCCTTTCGTGATTCCACCTGCAAAGCGGTTTCCCATTACCATATCATAACCAGCCTGTAATCGTTCGATAAATAATGATAATTCAAGAAAGTTATAACTATCATCAGCATCACCCATAATGATATATTTCCCATTGCAATGTTCGATGCCATGTCTCAAAGCACTGCCATATCCTTTCTGACTTACCTGTATCACATCCGCCCGATTATTCTTAGCAACGAGAGCGGAATTGTCTGTACTACCGTTATCGGCGACTATAATTTCATAAGTTAATCCGGTGTTTGAAAAAAATTGATGGATTTTCCGGATACATATGCCTAATGTCTTTTCTTCATTGAGGCAAGGCAAAATGATAGAATATTCAATGTCTGTGCTTTTCATGGTGTTAGTATTTTATATATTGCAAAATCTTGATTACAAAATACTTGTTGAAAACGGTTATGGTTCAATCTGATCACCCCATGAGGGTATTGAAGATAGGAACCACGATACAAAAACTCGACATACCAGTTGACGTTGGCAGGAAGATTGGATACCTCTCCCGAAATATTGCAGGAAAGACGATTCGTATATAAATAGATAGAGCGGCTTTCTCCGCAGGCTATCCAATCGTCCTGAGCGGTATTCGTACGGAGGAAGGCGTACATTTCTTGAGCACTCTCGCCTTCCACGTTCGGATTTATGGTAGTATAAATCTGTATGGGTGAGGTCGCATATTTTATTGAAACTTTCCAAACAGAACAGATTAGTATGCCAATAATTGGATAGAGAACCCATTTTCCCGCTTTCTTGCCCCACACCATACACATAAATCGGAATCCTTGAATGAAGAATATGAAACATAATGGAAAAAGAGAAAGCCAATACCTTATTACATCATAAGGCCAACAGATTAAGAGCATTATGGTAGAAACCAGATAAACTGACTCCGCCGTTAATTTCCGGCTACTTATGTATAAGCCGAGCAAGCAATTCACCCAAAAGAAAAGATTGAAGAGTGAAAAAGGAATATATAAGATCTGAGCAGGATATTCGTAAAATGTTTGGATGTTGTGAAGTAGGTTTGTCAGAGTCACCACCTTAAAGTGCTCAAAATGTTCTGTATATCCCGAAGGAAAAACAAGAGTAAAGACAAACCAAATGCATAGAGCAGATGCATAAGGAAGGAAAAATCTCCATCCTAATAATCTGTTTTTCCATTGAAGTACGATTAAGGAAATAAATAAGAAGTATCCTTCCGTACGAATCTGTGCCGTGAAAAAAAGAAGAATACCTAAACCGATGTATAGTATAGTTCGCTTTTCGGTCTGTTCCTTCAATGCATAGAGTTTGTTCATTGTCCAAAAGGAGAACATGAGGAAGCAGAAAAAGGGAAGTTCGCTGCTGACGGAGTTAACATACCCCCAATAGAATATGTTGCCTGTCAGCAAAGCTAAAACGAGTAGGACGGACATTCTGAAACGCTCTTTCGAGAGAATAGGGTGATAATAGAGAAAGATGAAAGCCCCTACCAGACAGATAACTCCTACAATTTTGAAGGCAAAATAGTTGATGCCAAACAATGCCACACACGGAAATAGTAGCAGAGGATATCCCCACGGGTAAAGTATAGGCGAATAGCGCTGATAAGTAGAATGGGTTATCATCTCCTGCATGTCCGAAAACACTTGCTGCATATCTCCGTATTGTATGCTTTGTGCCTGTCGGATATAAAGTGCAAAGTCACCGTTGAATATATGCCCCGACACTATTAATTGCACGGCTCCCCATAGGGTGCCGCACAATAATAGCATAAAACATAGTTCAGTAATATGTTTTTTCAGGAACTGCATGAGTCATTATTTGCATCTAATAGACAGAACTATAGAGCTTTCTCTTCTACAAATTTAAAGTCATATCCCGGTTCGTTGTCTTCCTTCGTCAAAGGAGTAATCTTTCCCTCTACAATCATAGATTCCGAAGATCCCAAACTGGGGAGTTGAACGAGTTTATACCCCGCTGCCGCTTCCTTTATAAGTTCAAGATACTTGTCTGTACAAATAATCAGTGTATTTTCCGGATTGTATAACATCGGAGTTTTCTGCAATAATTCTTCCAACCGAATAAGTGCTTTGAGATTAGCCTTTGGACTTATTGAGATAGTATGGATATAAGCCGGTTTCCATATTTCTTTTAAACTCTCAGC
The nucleotide sequence above comes from Bacteroides caccae. Encoded proteins:
- the lepB gene encoding signal peptidase I, which gives rise to MKRIKFQTLAKLGTCMLLILLLVKVFIGEWVYIPSDSMFPTISAKSLVWNSKITYGALMPQRIVETPVLNLLCLIPAVAKADKKTNWGYHRVWGYSSPQRMDVVIFKWDENETQLYVKRIIGMPKDTIQLKDGIVYINNKAIEEKGKRIASHDNFGPIIIKEDCYFVMGDFRYNSLDSRQRGLVPLHCISGKAIHKLWNRNSDLSLFEAIE
- a CDS encoding glycosyltransferase family 2 protein is translated as MKSTDIEYSIILPCLNEEKTLGICIRKIHQFFSNTGLTYEIIVADNGSTDNSALVAKNNRADVIQVSQKGYGSALRHGIEHCNGKYIIMGDADDSYNFLELSLFIERLQAGYDMVMGNRFAGGITKGAMPWLHRYVGNPFLSSLGRFLFKNNIGDFHCGLRAFTKKCYNIINPQCNGMEFASELVALASIHQMRICEIPVILYPDGRKRRPHLRSWRDGFRHMVLLYSLYLLRN